TAAAATCAAAATTTAATTTTCCATTTACCTCATCATCGGCTAATGCCAAAGACAGTGGTTCAAGAATCACAAAAAGAATAATTCCAATTCCTATTGTATATTTTAACGTTTCAACAAACAGTTTTTTATCTTCTTCAATTGAACTCTCACCCTGCCTTCTTGTAACATAAAATGTATCGAAACCTTGTTTGTGAATAATTTTATGACATCTATTAATCAACTCTCTATGATGTTTAAAATAATCACAAAGTATTGTTTTTATTTCTTGATATCCCCAAACCATATCTTCTAATTTCTTTCTGATTTTTGAGTCCATCGGAAATCTTTCTTTTGTTGTCCATTTCTTCAACTCATCCTTATCTTCTGAAAGATACAACATGGCATTAAATACTTCACTTGCCTGACGTACAGAATAAAATGCACAATCAAAATAACCTTCTTCATATAGAAAAATAGAATTAATCAGAAGTTGTGTAGCTTCAGCTAAAAAACAATTACAATACATAATATCAGAACGTCCGGTAATCAACATCATACTATGTAAATATAGCAATAACTCTTTCCCTTCTGGTAATTCACATTTTCTTTTATATTGGTTTCGCATTTCATCTATTATTATTTTTTCTAAATCCATAATCCACTCTACATTACTTCAAAATACTTCAACGCGTCCTTTATTGCCTCCACTTTCTCTGCTGTCGGATGCTTCCTCGGCTGTTTCAATTCTTCTACCGCATTAGGGGCATCATACATTGGCAAGCCCAAACTTCTCTTTACCTCCGCTATATAAGCAGTATGTACCTTGAAGCCATATTTAGCTTCTATGTATTCCTTTATCATTTTGTAGGTAACTCGCTCTTTCGGCTTGTACGCCTCGGCTCTTTTAGCGATATTATCAAGCGGCACTTTGCCCTCTCCCTCGCCAAACTCCACTTTTACGCTGATTGTGCTGTCAGGTTTTTTGTGGGAAAGCAGTACTACCGTCTCCACATGCACGGTATGCGGGAACATATCCACCGCCCTTACCCTCCGGACTTCATATCCATTTTCCCGCAGATACTTCACATCCCTTGCCAGCGTGGCCGGGTCGCAGCTCACATACACCACCTTTTCAGGCTCCATCTTCACAATGGTCTCCAGCAGGGTCTCATCACAGCCTTTCCGCGGCGGATCCACCACGATCACATCCGCCCGGGCCCGCTTCCCGTGTTTCTTCTCATAATCGGCATAATACTCCGGTAGCACTTCCTCCGCCTTGCCCACATAGAACCTGGCATTGGTGATCCCGTTGATCCTGGCGTTGTTCCTTGCGTCCTCCACTGCCTGCGGCACGATCTCCACCCCGTACACCTGCCCCGCCTTCCTGGCAAGGAAGAGGGAAATGGTTCCGATCCCACAGTACAGATCCCAGACCACCGTGTCTTCTCCTTTTTTCAGCCCTGCGTACTCCAGCGCTGTTCCATAGAGTTTCTCCGTCTGCACCGGATTCACCTGGTAGAAGGAAAGGGGAGAGATCTGATATTTCACGTCTCCGATCTCATCGGTGATATAGCCTTTCCCCCACAGCACCCGCAGCTTTTTCCCCATGATCACATTGGTCTTCTCCTGATTAACGTTCAAGGTGATACTGGTCATCTTTGGGATAGCCGCCAGCCGCGTGGCAAGCGCTTCCTCCTCTGGAAGCGACGTCCCGTTGACCACCAGGCAGACCATGATCTCTCCCGTCCGGAAGCCGTACCGAATCAGCACATGGCGCACCAGCCCCTGGTGCGCTTTCTCGTCATAGGGAGAGACATGGAACTCCTCCATATATCCCAGCACGCACGCCAGGATCTCCCGGTTCACCGGAACCCCCAGCACACAATCCTCCACCGGGATGATACTGTGGGTTCGCCCCGCGTAGAACCCGGCGGTCAGCTTCCCCTCCCGGTCCCGGCCGATGGGAAACTGAGCCTTGTTGCGGTAGCGGAAGGGCTCCTCCATCCCCAGGATGGGTTCCATTACTTCCTCAAGAAGCTCCTCCGGCACCTCTCCCAGCCGCGTCAGAGCGCCCCGGACCTTCTCCTCCTTGAACCTCAGCTGCCAGTCATATTTCATCTCCTGGATCTGGCAACCCCCGCATTTTCGGGCGTTGGCGCATCCAGGATGCTTTTCGCGCCCTTCGGAGGGTGTAAGAATATCCAGAAGCTTTGCATATCCATAATTTTTCTTCGCCTTCATCACCTTGGCCTGGATCACGTCCCCGATGATCGCATCCTTGACAAAAAGCGTGTATCCATCCACCTTTCCGATACCTTCGCCGCCCACGCCGATGTCCGTGATCTCAAGTTTCACAATATCATTTTTCTGCATAAATATACTCCATTTGTCATTTTGGTACAGGGTAAAATTCAATTTAGGACGTAGCCTTTTTGCATTTTGCTACGTCCTAAATTAAAGTTTTAAATACTGGTTTTCCGCAGGTTTGTTTCAAAAAGCCGGTTATATCCCAGCCAGTCGCTACTGTTTTTTTCTTTGAAGATCTCGATCAGTGTCTGCATCTTGGCGTCCGCGCAATCCGCGAAGTTCAGGGCGAAGGCTTCTGCCAGCGCCGGCTTCTTGGGCGACCCATACTCCAGCTCCCCGTGGTGGGCCAGGATGCAGTGCTTCAGCTCACTGGCCAGCTTGGGCGGGAATTCCGGGATGGTCCGGATGGCGTCGTCGATCATCTCCACGCCCATCACGATGTGCCCCAGAAGCTGCCCGTCGTCGGTGTAATCATTTTCCGGAAACGGCGACAGTTCCTTTATCTTGCCGATATCATGGCACATGGCCGCCGTATACAGAAGATCTTTATTTAAAATGGGATAAGCTCCCGCCATGTATTCGCAGAATTTCACCACGCTCAGCGTGTGTTCCAGAAGTCCGCCGGAGAAACTGTGGTGTACCGTCTTGGCGGCGGAATGGGCCTTAAATTTCTTCACAAAAGCCGGGTCTTCAAAATAATAGCGGATCACGCCCCTGAGATGGGGGTTCTTCACCTGGTTCCCGTAAGCCAGAAGCTCCTGATACATCTGGTCTTCATTCTTATCCGTGGTGGGCATATAATCTGCCGGGACATACTCCCCTTCCTGCGCCCGGCGGATCTGCCGGATATTCAGCTGCAGATTATTATTGTAGCTGGTAACTTCCCCGTAGACTTCGATGAAATCCATCTCATCATAATCAGCGATCCCGCTGGAATTGGGATCCCAGACTTTCCCGTCCAGGGTTCCTGTCTTGTCCTGCAGGATCAGATTGTCATAAGGTTTTCCGTTTCTTGTCTCCGCGGAACGCTTTCCTTTACACAGGTATACGTTGCGGATGGTTTCTCCCTCTACCAGGGTGTTGATATATCTCATGCTGTTGCCTCTTTCTGTCTTTCTTTTTTACTCTTTCGCCCCTACTGTGACGTTAAAATTGATCTCTACATATTCACCGCCGGTTCCCTGTCTCTGGCAGGTCACCCGGAGACTTCCTCCCGCCTGTTTCTTCATCAGGGCGCTGTGGTACGCCTGGAAATCCGCCACCCCGGAACCATCGATCTGAGTGATCACATCTCCGCTCTGGATCCCGGCTTCCATGCCAGGCGAGTCCGCCTCCACTTCGTCCACATACACACCGGCAGGGATCCCCTGTTCTGTAAGCTCCTCGGTCACATCAGACCCCAGGATCCCCAGATAAGGCACTCCCTGGTCATTGGAGAGAAACTCGATCACATCCTTGATGTCCGAGATGCCATATGCCTCTACAAGGCCTGCTTCTCCCCGGCCTTCCGTGGGCTCGCCGATGACGCCGATCACTTCGCCGCTGGTATTCACAAGCACGCCGCTTCTGCCGGCGTCCCCTTCCACATCGGTTGCGATCAGCGGATAATGGCCGTCCGCGTGATCCGCATAGCTCTCACTGGCTTCTACCAGCCCATACAGCGCGATCTGAGCATTTCCATAGGGCTGCCCCAGCAGGATCACTGCTTCCCCGTCCTCCACGGCATAGGAACTTCCAAGGACCGCCACCCGGATCGCCCCCCAGGTTTCCTCCGTGACAGACTGTCTGGACACTGCATAGACGCACAAGCCCAGATTCCGGTCCTGCCTTTTCTTCACTGCCTCGTAGTTTCGGCCGTCGGCGAAGATCACCTGAAGCTTCTCTTCCTCCTGTCCGTCAAGGATCTGACCCAGGATCAGAAGCTCCCGCCCATTGTCTGCCACCACCACGCCGCTGGTCTGCAGCTTCGCCTCACTGGCCTCTTCCCGGCCGGAGACCGCCGCGATGGAGACAACACTTTTGCCCGCCTGCTCGGAAATGGATTTCAGAGAGTTGAGCATCTGCCGGTAGCTGTCTTCTTCCGGATCCTGCCCCCTGGTCTCTTCCTCCGGAAGCGTCTCCTCATCCCGGGGAATCTCCACTTCCTCCTTGGCACCGCCAAACCGGCTCTCGATCCAGGGCCCGAAGGCGCAAAAAGTCACACAGGCAACAAGCCCAAAGACCAGGCCAAGGCCTGCCATCCTCCTGACATCCCGCTTAAACTTGCGGCTGCCGGTCTCGTCCTTGATCACTTCCTGCATAAAAGCGTAATCCTTTTCTTCCTCCGGTTCCTGCCCGCCCGGATCTCTGCGCTCTTCCATGGGCATTCTCTCCTTTACAACCCTTTTTATAGTATACCTGATAGCCTGCAAATGTTCAACCCTGCTTTCCCCGCCTGCTTCCGGCCTCTCCGGGATAATTTCCTTTACAGTGTCCCGGCGTCCGATTATAATGGGAATGTGGAAGGTGGATATAACAATGAACGAAAAAACTTTATATAAATTAGAATACGACAAGATCATCGATCTTCTTACAGAGAAGGCCTCCTCTTTTGGCGGCAGATCCCGCTGCCGGCGGCTTAAGCCTATGACTTCCATCGAGAAGATAGAGGCTGCCCAGCAGGAGACCGAAGCTGCGTTCCAGCGGATCGTGAAGAAGGGCCGGCCCTCCTTTGGCGGCTGCGCCCCGGTAAATGAATCCCTTAAGCGGCTGGAGATCGGCGGGACCCTGGGAAGCGGCGAGCTCCTTCGCATCTGCCGGCTCCTGGAGAACGCCGGGCAGGTGAAGGCTTACGGACGGCGGGAAAATGGAGACGAATCCACCGACTGTCTGGACGGTTACTTTGACCAGCTGACCCCCATCCTCCCTCTGACCTCCGAGATCCGCAGGTGTATCCTGGAGGAGGATGAGATCAGCGACGACGCAAGCCCTGCGCTTCGTCAGATCCGCCGGCAGATCGGCCAGATCAACGACAAAGTGCACGCCACCCTCTCCGGCATGGTAAACGGATCTCTTCGCACTTATCTGCAGGACCCCATCATCACCATGCGGGGAGACCGCTACTGTATCCCGGTGAAATCCGAGCACCGCAGCCAGGTTCCGGGCATGATCCACGATCAGTCCTCCACCGGCTCCACGCTGTTTATCGAGCCCATGGCTGTGGTGAAGCTGAATAACGACTTAAAGGAACTCTACGGAAAGGAGCAGGAAGAGATCCAGGTGATCCTTGCCCGTCTGAGCGCTGACGCGGCAGAGCATACCGATACCATCCATACGGATCACACCCTGCTGACAGAGCTGGATTTCATTTTCGCCAAAGGGGCCCTGGCCCTGGAAATGAACGCCACCGCTCCCATATTCAACACAGAAGGGCGCATCCACATCCGGGAGGGCCGTCATCCTCTCCTGGACAAGAAGAAGGTAGTCCCCATTACCATCTCTCTGGGAGACACCTTCGATCTTCTGATCGTCACCGGCCCCAATACCGGCGGAAAAACGGTGTCCCTTAAGACGGTGGGCCTTTTTACCCTGATGGGTCAGGCCGGGCTTCACATCCCCGCCCTGGACCGCAGCGAGCTGGCGGTGTTCCACAGCGTGTTTGCAGACATCGGAGATGAGCAGAGTATTGAACAGAGCCTGAGTACTTTTTCTTCTCATATGACCAACATCGTCTCCTTCCTCCGGCACGTGGATGAACATTCTCTGGTACTCTTTGACGAGCTGGGCGCCGGGACTGATCCTACGGAGGGGGCGGCTCTGGCCATCGCAATCCTGGACGGCCTTCACCGGCGGGGGATCCGGGCCATGGCCACCACCCACTACAGCGAGCTGAAGGTGTACGCTCTGTCCACTCCGGGAGTGGAGAACGCAAGCTGCGAGTTCGATGTAGAGAGCCTGCGCCCCACTTATCATCTGCTGATCGGCATCCCCGGCAAGAGCAATGCCTTCGCCATCGCCGGGAAGCTGGGGCTTCCCCAGGAAGTCATTGAGGAGGCCAGGAAGCACTTAAGCGAACAGGACGAATCCTTCGAAGACCTTCTCACTGACTTGGAAGTAAGCCGGCGCACTATCGAGAAAGAGCAGGACGAGATCGCCGCCTACCGGCGGGAACTGGAGCGCCTGAAGGAAGAGACCCAGAAAAGACAGGAGAAACTGGAAGAACAGCGGGAGCGGATCCTGCGGGAAGCCAACGAGAAAGCCCACGCCATCCTTCTGGAGGCCAAGGAGACCGCAGACGAGACCATGCGCAACTTCCACAAATTCGGCAAGGAAAATATCTCTGCCGCCGACATGGAACGGGAGCGGGAGAAGCTGCGCAAGAAGATGGAAGCCGCCCGCTCTGGCATGACGGAGCATAAAGAGACCCCACATAAGATCCATAAGCCAGAGGATTTCAAGCTGGGTGAATCGGTGAAAGTACTGAGTATGAACCTGACCGGGACTGTTGTCTCCCTGCCCGACGCCAAGGGGCGCGTCACCGTGCAGATGGGGATCCTGCGTTCCCAGCTTCCCATCTCTGACCTGGAGATCCTGGAGGAGAAGCCGGTCTATCTCAAGAAGACCGCCCGCCAGACCACCAAGGGCAAGATGAAGATGGGCAAATCCATGTCCGTAAGCCCGGAGATCAACCTTCTGGGCAAGACGGTGGACGAAGCAGTGGCGGAACTGGACAAATATCTGGACGACGCGGCGCTCGCCCACCTCTCCTCGGTGCGCATTGTCCACGGCAAAGGCACCGGCGCCCTGCGCCAGGGCGTCCACGACTACCTGCGCCGCCAGAAGAAACGGGTGAAATCATTCCGGCTTGGCGCCTTTGGAGAAGGCGACGCCGGCGTCACTATCGCAGAACTCAGATAGGAGGATTATAATGGCAACAAAACAGAAAATACTGATCGTAGACGACGATGAGAATATCGCGGAACTGATCTCCCTCTACCTTACCAAAGAATGCTTCGACACCATGATGGTCCATGACGGGGAGAAGGCGCTGGTGGCTTTCGAGAGCTACCGCCCCAACCTGATCCTCCTGGACCTTATGCTGCCTGGCATCGACGGCTACCAGGTGTGCCGGGAGATCCGCACCCGCTCCAGCGTGCCCATCATCATGCTGTCCGCTAAGGGAGAAGTCTTTGACAAAGTCCTGGGGCTGGAGCTGGGCGCCGACGACTATATCATGAAGCCCTTCGACTCCAAAGAACTGGTGGCCCGGGTCAAGGCGGTGCTGCGCCGCTACCAGGCCATTCCCAAACCGGAGACCCCGGCCGAGGACCGGGGCAAATGCGTGGAGTATCCAGGGATCGTGATCAACCTGACCAACTACTCTGTCATGGTGGACGGCCAGAACATTGACATGCCCCCCAAGGAACTGGAGCTTCTTTATTTCCTTGCTTCCTCTCCCAACCAGGTCTTCACCCGGGAGCAGCTCCTGGATCAGATCTGGGGTTATGAGTACATCGGCGACACTCGAACCGTTGACGTCCACATCAAACGGCTCCGGGAGAAGATCAAGGACCACAGCGAGTGGAGCTTAAGCACCGTGTGGGGCATCGGTTATAAATTTGAAGTAAAATAACGCAGGGGGATTCCCCTGCCTGGAAGGATCTCTATGAGAAGTACACTGCATTTAAAATTTATCATTGTTTATATCATCTTCGCTTTCCTTAGCGTATTTACGGTGGCCACCCTGACGGATACCCTGACTTCAGGGCCTCTGGTGAGCGTTACCGCCTCCAATACCTATCAGGAGGCCAATATGATGGCAACCGATTATCTGCCGGACTACTTCTCAGAGGAAGTATCCTTAAATGAAGTGCGGCTCCAGCTCTCCGGCATGGAGACCCATCTGGACGCCGCCCTCTGGTTCGTGGACCGGGAAGGACGGCTTCTTGCCTCCGCCCAGTCAGAAGGACTTCCGCCGGCCCCCTCCCAGATCCAGGATTTCAACCCGGCAGAAGCCGGGAATTCCCAGTATCTCACCGGGGACTACCACGGCTACTTCCAGGAGGATGTGATCACCGTGATCGCCCCGGTGATCCACGGTTATTCTCCTGCCGGCTATCTTCTGGTCCACAAGAGCCTGGATTATGTAAACGAAGTCCAGGGGATCCTGATGCGGGCAGCCCTTATCACCCTCCTGGTGATCTATTTCCTGTCCTTTATCATCCTTCTGGCCCTGGAGTTCTTTGTCTACCGGCCTCTTCGCAAGATCACGGAGGCTGCCACCCAGTATGCCTCCGGCAATCTGGACTATGAGATCCCGGTCCGCACCGAGGATGAGATGGGCTATCTCTCCGCATCCCTGAACTACATGTCCTCTCAACTCCGGGATATGGAAGATTACCAGAAGAAATTCGTGGCCAACGTCTCCCACGATTTCCGCTCCCCTCTCACCTCCATCAAAGGGTATGTGGAGGCCATGGCGGACGGGACCATCCCTCCGGAAATGCAGAAGAAATACCTGGGTATCATCCTCTTCGAGACTGAGCGCCTGACGGATCTGACCCAGGATCTTCTCACCCTCAACGAGTTTGATTCCAAGAACCTTCTGCTTAACAAGGAAAATTTCGACATTCACGAGATGATCAAGAACGTGGCCGCTTCTTTTGAAGGAACCTGCACCCAGAAGAAGATCTCCATCGAGCTTCTGTTTGCTTCCAAACAGATGGAAGTCTTCGCGGACAAACGCAAGATCCAGCAGGTCCTCTATAACCTTCTGGACAACGCCATCAAGTTCAGCGACCTGGAATCCACCATCACTATCGAGACTACTGAGCGGGGGGAGAAGGTTTCCATCTCCGTCAAAGACTACGGTATTGGAATCCCCCGCAGCGCTCTTGGCAAGATCTGGGAACGGTTCTATAAGACAGACCTGTCCCGGGGCAAAGACAAAAAAGGAACGGGCCTGGGGCTTGCCATTGTCAAGGAAGCCATCCAGGCCCACGGAGAAAATATCAGCGTAGTCAGCACCGAGGGCGTGGGCACAGAATTTATCTTCACCCTCCCCCGGGCACAGACTACAGTTTAAATGTCTTCATTTCTTCCAGGAAGTTCCGGATAAATCCAACCGACAGATCCAGGGCTTCCTGTCCCAGTTCGGCGCTGGAATCTTTGGGATCCAGCGGACCGAACCAGCCGCTTGGCGCGATCTCTTTGGTATCTCTTGCCAGCTTCACCGTTCCTCCCTGGAACTTCACCGCCTGGATATAGGCTGCCACCGTATTGGCAGAAGGACTTCCCGGATTCATAGGCTGTGACAGCTCCAGGTGTACCGCCTCCGGGTCTACCGCCATCATGGCTGAAGTCTCCAGCACATCCCCGTGTCCGCCTTTGAACTTCTCATCCAGTTCCGCCACCAGGCTCCACCAGTCGATCTGGGCGCAGACCCCGCCTTTGTGATAGACTTCCAGCGCCACCCGGTCGATGGACGGGGTGTTCCCGCCATGGCCGTTAAGGATCAGGAACCGGCGAAGCCCCTGTCCCATCAGGGATTCTGTAATGCCGTGCAGCACCAGATACAATCCCTCATATCCGATATTGATGCTTCCCGCGAAGCTTAAGTGATACGGGCAGACACCGTAAGGCACCGCCGGCGCCACGATCACATTCTCCATGTCCGCAATGTGGTCCCCCAGATAGGAGGGCACCATGAAATCCGTGCCCAGCGCTCCCTGAGTCCCGTGCTGCTCGGTGCTCCCCACCGGGATCACCAGGATCGGGTCCTTCGCAAATGCTTCTTTTGCCTGCGCAGTAGTCATTTTACTAAGATACATTCTTTCTCCCTCCTGCTATGCTTTGTTCTTCTCAAAGATACCAAAATGCCGCTGGATGGTCTCCTGTGGCGGCGCCTGAGTCAGACTGCTGACGATCAGCATGGTCAGGCTTCCCAGGATGGTTGCCGGGAACAATGCATGGAATCCATGCAGCGCTCCGCCCAGAGCCGGAACCCATGTAAAGGCCAGTACCGTCGCTACTCCTACCAGCGCAGAGGCGATCGCACCTGCTGCGGTAGCCCGCTTCCAGTACATTCCAAAAAGGATGGGGACTACGAAGACTGCCATGCCGGAGAAGGCAAACAGGTTGATCTCAAAGATGCTTCCCGGCTGGAACACACCAAAGAGGATCACGATCACACCGATGATCACAGTAACAACCTTGGACATCTTCATAACCGTCTCGTCCGTTGCTTTCTTATTGATGATCTTCTGGTAGATATCCCGGGTCACCGCTCCTGTGGTGGTTACCAGGATCCCGTCGATGGTGGACATACCTGCCGCCACGATACCGGAGATAAAGATCGCCGCCAGGAAGGGATTCAGGCCCTGCTGCAGGATCATCGGCACGATCTGGTCCGGATTCTCAATGTTCTGTACAAAAGAGATCCCGTTGACGCCGGCCCACTCGATCAGGGTGGCAGATACAAACATGCCTGCGGTTCCAAGGAAGATGGCCTTGAACATGGTCTTGTGGTCTTTCATGGCGAAAAACTTGGTGAACAGATGAGGCTGTCCGATGGTGAAGAAGGACCACAGCAGGATATTGGAAACATAGAAGCCCCATGGCATATAACCGTTCGCCCCCGGGAAGGACAGATACGCTTCGTTCATGCTCTGAAGGGTGCTGTTGATATTCTCAAAGCCGCCGCCCATCACAATGGATACGATGAAGGTGATCACTGCGGTTCCGATCATCAGGGATCCCTGGATCACGTCCGTCATCATGGCGCCCTGCATACCGCCGGACATACAGTAAATAACAACAATGGCTCCCATACCGGCAACGCCCACCCAGTTGGGAAGTCCGGTAAATACATTGACGATCACGCCTGCGCCTATGATCTGGGCTCCCATCATAGGAACCAGGAAGAACAGCATCATCACACCCAGGACGCCGCTCATTGCCTTGGTGTGGTACCGGTCCGTAAGATAATCCGCCATAGTCAGGAATCCGTGGGTATGCCCCAGGGTGATCAGTTTCCGTCCCACCAGGACTGCCGGCAGGATCATACAAAAAACCGCTCCCGGAACCGAGATGGCCATACCGGCATATCCCACGCCATAGATGGTTCCCGGAGTCCCCAGGAAGGTTCCCATGGAAAACTGGGTAGAAAAGTACGCGATACCGCTGACTACCATTCCTGCTTTTCCGCTTAAGACAAAGAAATCCCCCAGATTCTTTGTCTTTCTTCCTGCGTACCATCCGATAAAGGCCATGATACCCAGATAGATCAAAAGGACGATGTAAAACGCCATCGCCGACTCACGTGTTGCTGCCTGCATTACGCATCCCCTCCTTCCTGATTCTCCTCATCGTAGATGTGATACTCCTTGCGTTTCATACACATCCGGTAATAGATTACGATCAGTACAAACGTCACCGCCGTGTGTATGAACCATCCAAACAGGAAAAGCGGAATCCCGCCCGCTGCCGGGATATAGGTCTCACTGTAGAAAAACGGGAACGGAATAATGATCAGCGCCAGCATGATCAGGAAAATGATCAGCCAGGTCCGTTCGAAGTGTTCTTCAAATAATTTCTTCATCTTCTCTCCTCCTTTATTATCGACAAAAAGTAAAGTGTTTACTTTATTTTTATCAATTATAACCGCCAGAATTCAAAAAGTAAAGTATTTACTTGCATTTTGCACAATATTTCTTTATATTTATCCTATAGAATGTTGAATTTTCCTGATTTACATTTATTTCAGACATAAGGAGAGACATACATGGACATCTTGCAGAAAATCCGGGAGATCTATCCCTCCCTGACACGAAAACAGAAAAGCATCGCTGATTATCTTCTGGAAAACCCGGAAGATATCTGCTATATTACCCTGGCCCAGCTAAGCCGGCAGACCTGCGCCTCGGAGCTTACTCTGCTGCGCTTCTGCGCCAAGCTTGGCTGCTCTGGCTTCCTGGAACTGAAGCAGGAATTCCGCGAGCACACCCAGCAGATGATCCGCCTTTTGTCAGCTCCCGCCTTCTTTGTGCCGGAAAACGCTTCTGACTCTTCTGCGAAAACAGAGCTTCTCTATGAACTCTGCCGCCAGGAGGCCGGCGCGGCTGCCGATTTTGCCGCCAGTTTCCAGCCGGAATCCATCATCGCCGCTGCCCAGGAGATCAGGAAAAGCAGGCGGATCTTCATCTTTGCCCACGACATTTCCAAGGTTCCGGGAGAATTTCTCAAATCCCGGCTTCTTCTTCTGTCCTTCCAGGTGACGATGATCGATCTGGCGGACCTGGAAAAGACTCAGGAATACCTCCAGCATCTTCAGGAAGGAGATCTTGTGGTCTTCTTCTCCTTCCCAAAATACTACTATCCCATGGGCAGCATCGCGAAAAAAGCGGCCGATGCCGGCGTGCCGATCCTTACTATCACGGACAGCACTGCCTCACCAGCCGCTTCCTACAGCACTCATCTGCTGCTTTGTCAGACTTCTACCAAAATGTTCTATAACTCCATGACCCTTCCCATGGTGACCCTGAATCTTCTGGCCTCCTGTCTGGTCATCGATACTGTGCCCGCTTCCCAGCGGACCGATTTTAAAAAATCTCTTTCTTCCTGATCAGTGGCCGGGCTTCTCGTAAGTCCCCCACTGCTTCAGTTCTCCCTCTTCCATCATCACCGCGCCTCTTGCGATCACCCCTCTTAATTCCATCTGGGGTGTAAGAAGGAGGAGATCTGCGTCCTGTCCTTCCCTGACATATCCTTTCACACCGCCAAGGCCCAGGGCCTCCGCCACATGGGACGTCACATAGGGAAGGGCTTCCTCCAGCCCAAATCCCAATTCTCTCACCATAGCCGTCAGTTCTTTCAGAAGACTGTCTACACCAGAAACACCAATCTCCAGAAGAGTTCCATCCTCCGCATACTCAGACCAGCTCCCGTGGCCATCAGAGCTGACCGTGAGATGGGCTGTAGAAAGCCCTCTCTCCAGAGCCTCGCGGATGCACTCGCCCGGCGACGGATGGCCTTTCATCCCACAGGTAAGATCCACATAACCTCCCATTTCCAGGAATTTCCAGCCCGCTTCCAGAAGCGCCGGATTCCGGTTCACATGAGTAGGACGGAAAATGGGCACCGGCACCTGGCTCTCCCGGAGTGCTTCAAACACCGGATCCAGGCAGGCCGGGTCATCTCCCATATGGAGCACCAGCATCCCCGGTTTCCCGCTGAGCATTCCCGCCACCCGGACCTTACTGGCCAACTGGATCAACTCCCGTGTAGTCACATGAGGCGCCCGGTGATCAGAGATGGCAAGCTTCAGTCCCAGCACTTCCCGAATAAACACCATATCCCGGTCCGGTTCCCCGGTGATGGTCGGCCCCGGATTCCCATAGGCTCCAGTGAGCATGTACGCCGTCACGCCTTCTTCCTGAAGCGCCGCCGTCTTAGCGTAGAGATTCTCCACACTTCTTGTCATGCCATCCGTTCCCAGAAGTCCCAGAACGGTAGTCACACCGCCCCGGATCAGTTCTGAGAGTTCTACTTCCGGCGTCCGGGTATGAAAGCTTCCCTCTCCG
This window of the Massilistercora timonensis genome carries:
- a CDS encoding sodium/solute symporter (Members of the Solute:Sodium Symporter (SSS), TC 2.A.21 as described in tcdb.org, catalyze solute:Na+ symport. Known solutes for members of the family include sugars, amino acids, nucleosides, inositols, vitamins, urea or anions, depending on the system.), whose translation is MQAATRESAMAFYIVLLIYLGIMAFIGWYAGRKTKNLGDFFVLSGKAGMVVSGIAYFSTQFSMGTFLGTPGTIYGVGYAGMAISVPGAVFCMILPAVLVGRKLITLGHTHGFLTMADYLTDRYHTKAMSGVLGVMMLFFLVPMMGAQIIGAGVIVNVFTGLPNWVGVAGMGAIVVIYCMSGGMQGAMMTDVIQGSLMIGTAVITFIVSIVMGGGFENINSTLQSMNEAYLSFPGANGYMPWGFYVSNILLWSFFTIGQPHLFTKFFAMKDHKTMFKAIFLGTAGMFVSATLIEWAGVNGISFVQNIENPDQIVPMILQQGLNPFLAAIFISGIVAAGMSTIDGILVTTTGAVTRDIYQKIINKKATDETVMKMSKVVTVIIGVIVILFGVFQPGSIFEINLFAFSGMAVFVVPILFGMYWKRATAAGAIASALVGVATVLAFTWVPALGGALHGFHALFPATILGSLTMLIVSSLTQAPPQETIQRHFGIFEKNKA
- a CDS encoding HAMP domain-containing sensor histidine kinase; amino-acid sequence: MRSTLHLKFIIVYIIFAFLSVFTVATLTDTLTSGPLVSVTASNTYQEANMMATDYLPDYFSEEVSLNEVRLQLSGMETHLDAALWFVDREGRLLASAQSEGLPPAPSQIQDFNPAEAGNSQYLTGDYHGYFQEDVITVIAPVIHGYSPAGYLLVHKSLDYVNEVQGILMRAALITLLVIYFLSFIILLALEFFVYRPLRKITEAATQYASGNLDYEIPVRTEDEMGYLSASLNYMSSQLRDMEDYQKKFVANVSHDFRSPLTSIKGYVEAMADGTIPPEMQKKYLGIILFETERLTDLTQDLLTLNEFDSKNLLLNKENFDIHEMIKNVAASFEGTCTQKKISIELLFASKQMEVFADKRKIQQVLYNLLDNAIKFSDLESTITIETTERGEKVSISVKDYGIGIPRSALGKIWERFYKTDLSRGKDKKGTGLGLAIVKEAIQAHGENISVVSTEGVGTEFIFTLPRAQTTV
- a CDS encoding MurR/RpiR family transcriptional regulator, whose product is MDILQKIREIYPSLTRKQKSIADYLLENPEDICYITLAQLSRQTCASELTLLRFCAKLGCSGFLELKQEFREHTQQMIRLLSAPAFFVPENASDSSAKTELLYELCRQEAGAAADFAASFQPESIIAAAQEIRKSRRIFIFAHDISKVPGEFLKSRLLLLSFQVTMIDLADLEKTQEYLQHLQEGDLVVFFSFPKYYYPMGSIAKKAADAGVPILTITDSTASPAASYSTHLLLCQTSTKMFYNSMTLPMVTLNLLASCLVIDTVPASQRTDFKKSLSS
- a CDS encoding creatininase family protein, encoding MYLSKMTTAQAKEAFAKDPILVIPVGSTEQHGTQGALGTDFMVPSYLGDHIADMENVIVAPAVPYGVCPYHLSFAGSINIGYEGLYLVLHGITESLMGQGLRRFLILNGHGGNTPSIDRVALEVYHKGGVCAQIDWWSLVAELDEKFKGGHGDVLETSAMMAVDPEAVHLELSQPMNPGSPSANTVAAYIQAVKFQGGTVKLARDTKEIAPSGWFGPLDPKDSSAELGQEALDLSVGFIRNFLEEMKTFKL
- a CDS encoding response regulator transcription factor, with the translated sequence MATKQKILIVDDDENIAELISLYLTKECFDTMMVHDGEKALVAFESYRPNLILLDLMLPGIDGYQVCREIRTRSSVPIIMLSAKGEVFDKVLGLELGADDYIMKPFDSKELVARVKAVLRRYQAIPKPETPAEDRGKCVEYPGIVINLTNYSVMVDGQNIDMPPKELELLYFLASSPNQVFTREQLLDQIWGYEYIGDTRTVDVHIKRLREKIKDHSEWSLSTVWGIGYKFEVK